A DNA window from Gemmatimonadota bacterium contains the following coding sequences:
- a CDS encoding DUF2088 domain-containing protein — MNNTATIHTRAWAGDEALTLTFPEGWTVETFGPQECPQVTADQIQTAFDNPIGTPRISELARGKNSAAIIVDDLSRPTPAAELIPYVLKELETASIPKNQIRFVVGGGSHRPIDAEEIDKKVGADIARAYQVTNHYFMGGDLRALGSLDSGLPIYIDRVVADADLKLCVGGIYPHANVGFGGGAKLILPGVSGFATMFYFHTFYANRGHANIERQGDEPDHRDAAEAVAKVLGLDAVVNVTLNRKRQITGVFVGDFIQAQRTGARFALKTYATRTPETEPDLVIANAYPLDYDPVQTAKALWPLRLFKNAYKVAINPATDGICHHGLYDEIDYARFCKQQSQQPQQELPEPKIEGPHQTLMWSENFPVDEFYKRNPDGILFRDWDTLRNQLIEKLPDNARVAVFPNAAIQISEK, encoded by the coding sequence ATGAACAACACCGCCACAATACACACCCGTGCATGGGCGGGTGATGAAGCCCTCACCCTCACCTTTCCCGAAGGCTGGACAGTCGAAACCTTTGGTCCACAGGAATGTCCTCAAGTCACCGCAGACCAGATCCAGACCGCCTTTGACAACCCCATCGGCACACCACGGATATCAGAACTCGCCAGAGGAAAAAACAGCGCCGCAATCATCGTAGATGACCTGAGCCGTCCCACACCCGCTGCCGAACTCATCCCCTATGTCCTCAAAGAACTCGAAACAGCCAGCATCCCTAAAAACCAAATCCGCTTTGTCGTAGGTGGGGGATCTCACCGTCCAATCGACGCGGAAGAAATCGACAAAAAAGTGGGCGCTGATATCGCCCGCGCATATCAAGTCACGAATCACTATTTCATGGGCGGAGACCTGCGCGCCCTGGGCAGCCTGGACAGCGGCCTACCCATTTACATCGACAGAGTTGTCGCAGATGCCGACCTCAAGCTCTGCGTTGGCGGCATCTATCCCCACGCCAACGTGGGATTTGGCGGCGGTGCCAAACTCATCTTGCCAGGCGTCTCGGGCTTTGCCACCATGTTCTACTTTCACACCTTTTACGCAAATCGGGGACACGCCAATATTGAACGACAGGGCGACGAACCCGACCATCGAGACGCCGCCGAAGCAGTCGCCAAAGTCCTGGGCCTCGATGCCGTCGTCAACGTAACACTCAACCGCAAACGCCAGATCACCGGTGTATTTGTGGGCGACTTCATCCAGGCGCAACGCACCGGCGCCCGATTCGCACTAAAAACCTACGCAACCCGGACACCCGAAACAGAACCTGACCTCGTCATAGCCAACGCCTATCCGCTCGACTACGACCCCGTACAAACCGCCAAAGCACTCTGGCCGCTTCGGCTCTTCAAAAACGCGTACAAAGTCGCCATCAATCCCGCCACCGATGGAATATGCCATCACGGACTGTACGACGAAATAGACTACGCGCGGTTTTGCAAACAGCAATCCCAACAGCCCCAGCAAGAACTCCCCGAACCCAAAATTGAAGGCCCGCACCAGACCCTGATGTGGTCTGAAAACTTCCCGGTTGACGAATTTTACAAACGCAATCCCGACGGCATTCTCTTCCGCGATTGGGACACACTCCGCAACCAACTCATTGAAAAATTGCCCGATAATGCCCGCGTCGCCGTTTTTCCAAATGCGGCCATT